From Nitrospirota bacterium, a single genomic window includes:
- the tatA gene encoding twin-arginine translocase TatA/TatE family subunit: protein MFGSFGWMELVLILVIVLIIFGAGKIPQLGEGLGKAIKGFKKSIHEADAIDVTPPPSDAPEAQPTQIAQAAQQTAAPVEAAQQIKQG from the coding sequence ATGTTTGGATCATTCGGATGGATGGAATTAGTGCTGATTCTGGTCATTGTGTTGATCATTTTTGGCGCCGGCAAGATTCCGCAGTTGGGTGAAGGGCTCGGGAAGGCGATTAAAGGATTCAAGAAGAGCATCCACGAGGCTGATGCCATCGACGTGACGCCTCCTCCGTCCGATGCGCCGGAGGCGCAGCCGACTCAGATCGCACAAGCGGCCCAGCAGACGGCGGCCCCGGTTGAAGCAGCGCAGCAGATCAAGCAGGGCTAG
- a CDS encoding twin-arginine translocase TatA/TatE family subunit: MFGLGAGEILIILVIAFLLFGPKQLPEVGRQVGKAVKGFKETAEDLRKSVEPELNMIQQEVKMVEQDFQSSIKDAEEQINSAGQKAEQGTGLTNQSGQS; this comes from the coding sequence ATGTTCGGATTGGGCGCCGGCGAAATTCTCATTATTCTGGTGATTGCATTCTTGCTGTTCGGCCCCAAGCAGCTGCCTGAAGTCGGTCGCCAGGTCGGGAAAGCGGTGAAGGGCTTCAAGGAAACGGCGGAAGACCTGCGTAAGTCGGTGGAGCCGGAACTGAACATGATCCAGCAGGAAGTGAAGATGGTCGAGCAGGACTTTCAATCCTCGATTAAAGACGCAGAGGAGCAGATCAATTCTGCCGGACAAAAAGCCGAACAGGGCACGGGGCTGACGAACCAGTCGGGCCAATCTTAG